The segment GCAGTCCAAGACTGTCACGGTATCCGATGAGGCCGAGGCTGCTTCCATAGATTTATCAAACAACATCTCTATTCATTTGCATGAAAGAGATCGCACTTCATTATTCATGATTGAGCGTGCTCTCGGAAAAATTTCCGAAGGGACTTACGGCCAGTGTGAATGTTGCGGCGGTTCCATCAATCCTCGACGTCTTCAAGCTAGACCTTTTACCACTATGTGCATTGAGTGCATGGAGGACCAAGAGGATCTACGTAATTCCTACCAACAATAGACCTGTTTAGCTCTCATTGGATGAGGACTTCTGACATGGATGTCAGTCTTGATTTTACTGATTTTCCATAGATCTAGCCG is part of the Bdellovibrionales bacterium genome and harbors:
- a CDS encoding TraR/DksA family transcriptional regulator codes for the protein MNSTELSAIRESLLSQKSAILNKTSEFKQEQSKTVTVSDEAEAASIDLSNNISIHLHERDRTSLFMIERALGKISEGTYGQCECCGGSINPRRLQARPFTTMCIECMEDQEDLRNSYQQ